A part of Xenopus tropicalis strain Nigerian chromosome 4, UCB_Xtro_10.0, whole genome shotgun sequence genomic DNA contains:
- the fmo2 gene encoding flavin containing dimethylaniline monooxygenase 2 — protein MVKNVAVIGAGISGLVAIKSCLEEGLEPICFERSDDIGGLWRFSDNMEDGRASIYKSLVTNVCKEIMCLSDFPMPEDFPNFLPHHKFFEYCRMYAEHFKLVKYIRFKTKVINVQRKSDFSVTGQWVIETNCDGKTESAIFDAVMICTGQHEQPVFPLDSFSGIKKFKGQIMHCREYKRPVGFDGKQVLIVGMGNSGVDIATELCTKAAKVYLSTRSGVWVLRRLGEGGYPWDLHFITRFKSWIRTTAPPSIARWLLKKYMNEQFNHHFYGIQPEGIMWKEPLVNEELPSRILTGTIVIKPGVKEFTETSVCFEDGTRVDNLDVVIFATGYQFSFPFLEKSVIKVDDSKGFLYKKVIPVNLQKPTLAVIGLVLPIGPIMVLAELQSRWATRLFKGLIKMPTDKDKSQDLARDEKLRRKWFATAKDNSRRTEYTKYLDDLASQIGAKPNIFKMFLTDPVLATKVLFGPCNSYQYRLTGPGMWPGAREAIITQWKRIKKPLLTRVVEDDSHLPLTLHRWFIWFVVLLGAVWVMA, from the exons ATGGTCAAGAATGTTGCAGTGATTGGAGCGGGTATCAGTGGTTTGGTTGCTATCAAATCCTGCCTGGAAGAAGGTCTGGAGCCGATATGCTTTGAAAGAAGTGATGATATCGGAGGGCTCTGGAGATTTTCA GACAACATGGAGGATGGTAGAGCCAGTATCTACAAGTCTTTGGTCACCAATGTTTGCAAGGAAATAATGTGTCTCAGTGACTTTCCCATGCCAGAGGATTTTCCCAACTTTCTACCCCATCACAAATTCTTTGAGTATTGCAGAATGTATGCAGAACATTTCAAATTGGTCAAATATATCAGATTTAAG ACAAAGGTTATCAATGTACAGCGAAAATCAGATTTTTCTGTGACAGGACAATGGGTCATAGAAACCAATTGTGATGGGAAAACAGAGTCTGCAATCTTTGATGCTGTTATGATATGTACTGGTCAGCATGAACAACCCGTGTTTCCTTTGGATTCTTTCTCAG gcattAAGAAGTTTAAGGGGCAGATTATGCATTGCCGAGAATACAAGAGACCGGTTGGTTTCGATGGGAAACAAGTGCTGATTGTAGGAATGGGTAACAGTGGAGTTGACATTGCTACAGAGCTCTGTACCAAAGCTGCAAAG gtatatcTTAGCACAAGAAGTGGTGTCTGGGTACTCCGTCGACTTGGAGAAGGTGGATATCCTTGGGATTTACATTTCATCACACGATTCAAAAGTTGGATTAGAACCACAGCACCGCCATCAATAGCACGTTGGCTTCTTAAGAAGTATATGAATGAACAATTTAACCATCATTTCTATGGAATACAGCCTGAAGG CATTATGTGGAAGGAGCCTTTGGTGAATGAGGAGCTCCCAAGTCGCATTCTTACTGGAACTATTGTGATAAAACCAGGAGTGAAAGAGTTTACAGAGACGTCAGTCTGTTTTGAAGACGGCACCAGAGTAGATAACCTTGATGTTGTGATCTTTGCCACTGGGTATCaattctcctttccttttctggaGAAATCTGTTATTAAGGTGGATGACAGCAAAGGATTTTTGTACAAAAAAGTAATTCCAGTTAATCTCCAAAAGCCAACACTTGCTGTTATTGGTCTTGTTTTGCCTATTGGACCAATCATGGTGCTTGCTGAATTACAGAGTCGATGGGCGACCAGACTTTTTAAAG GATTAATCAAGATGCCTACAGACAAGGACAAGAGCCAAGATTTGGCTAGGGATGAAAAACTCAGACGCAAATG GTTTGCAACAGCTAAAGATAATTCTCGACGTACTGAATATACTAAATATTTGGATGACTTGGCTTCGCAGATTGGGGCAAAGCCAAATATATTTAAGATGTTTCTCACAGATCCAGTTCTGGCCACAAAAGTCTTGTTTGGACCCTGCAATTCTTACCAGTACCGTCTAACTGGACCTGGGATGTGGCCTGGGGCCAGAGAAGCAATAATAACCCAGTGGAAGAGAATTAAGAAACCCTTGCTGACCAGAGTTGTAGAAGATGATTCTCATTTGCCACTGACATTGCATCGTTGGTTTATTTGGTTTGTGGTTTTGCTTGGAGCTGTTTGGGTAATGGCCTGA
- the fmo2 gene encoding flavin containing dimethylaniline monooxygenase 2 isoform X1 — protein MVKNVAVIGAGISGLVAIKSCLEEGLEPICFERSDDIGGLWRFSDNMEDGRASIYKSLVTNVCKEIMCLSDFPMPEDFPNFLPHHKFFEYCRMYAEHFKLVKYIRFKTKVINVQRKSDFSVTGQWVIETNCDGKTESAIFDAVMICTGQHEQPVFPLDSFSGIKKFKGQIMHCREYKRPVGFDGKQVLIVGMGNSGVDIATELCTKAAKVYLSTRSGVWVLRRLGEGGYPWDLHFITRFKSWIRTTAPPSIARWLLKKYMNEQFNHHFYGIQPEGL, from the exons ATGGTCAAGAATGTTGCAGTGATTGGAGCGGGTATCAGTGGTTTGGTTGCTATCAAATCCTGCCTGGAAGAAGGTCTGGAGCCGATATGCTTTGAAAGAAGTGATGATATCGGAGGGCTCTGGAGATTTTCA GACAACATGGAGGATGGTAGAGCCAGTATCTACAAGTCTTTGGTCACCAATGTTTGCAAGGAAATAATGTGTCTCAGTGACTTTCCCATGCCAGAGGATTTTCCCAACTTTCTACCCCATCACAAATTCTTTGAGTATTGCAGAATGTATGCAGAACATTTCAAATTGGTCAAATATATCAGATTTAAG ACAAAGGTTATCAATGTACAGCGAAAATCAGATTTTTCTGTGACAGGACAATGGGTCATAGAAACCAATTGTGATGGGAAAACAGAGTCTGCAATCTTTGATGCTGTTATGATATGTACTGGTCAGCATGAACAACCCGTGTTTCCTTTGGATTCTTTCTCAG gcattAAGAAGTTTAAGGGGCAGATTATGCATTGCCGAGAATACAAGAGACCGGTTGGTTTCGATGGGAAACAAGTGCTGATTGTAGGAATGGGTAACAGTGGAGTTGACATTGCTACAGAGCTCTGTACCAAAGCTGCAAAG gtatatcTTAGCACAAGAAGTGGTGTCTGGGTACTCCGTCGACTTGGAGAAGGTGGATATCCTTGGGATTTACATTTCATCACACGATTCAAAAGTTGGATTAGAACCACAGCACCGCCATCAATAGCACGTTGGCTTCTTAAGAAGTATATGAATGAACAATTTAACCATCATTTCTATGGAATACAGCCTGAAGG TTTGTGA